A genome region from Mycobacterium florentinum includes the following:
- a CDS encoding DUF4436 domain-containing protein — MKFSIMALVIFFIGAYITTVSLYARSGCGCPLQLTQGKPEADGTTVTIDFLELQSMKGAVHTNVTVTPGPGLLDPGTRGLNQDFAVVVHSAVTPSKRAWTKGMLPGEYPVPLTISGDPSVWPLDKYQSGPITVDLIYGSERPEQLPVKFVDRVSGWRLSVAGDGNPQSPYRVELRRSPSIALFAAVIIVVMLAVAGVGAFVAIQTARDKRKFQPPMTTWYAAMLFAVIPLRNALPDAPPIGSWVDVTVTLWVIVALVMSMVLYVYCWWRHLRPEPEKAA, encoded by the coding sequence ATGAAGTTTTCGATCATGGCTCTGGTCATTTTCTTCATCGGCGCCTACATCACCACGGTCTCGCTCTACGCCAGGTCCGGTTGCGGCTGCCCGCTGCAACTGACCCAAGGCAAGCCCGAGGCCGACGGGACCACGGTGACGATCGACTTCCTCGAGCTCCAGTCGATGAAGGGCGCGGTTCATACCAACGTGACCGTTACCCCCGGGCCCGGGCTGCTGGATCCGGGAACGCGCGGCCTCAACCAAGACTTCGCCGTCGTGGTGCACTCCGCGGTCACGCCCAGCAAGCGCGCGTGGACGAAGGGAATGCTTCCGGGCGAATACCCTGTCCCGCTGACGATTAGCGGAGATCCGTCGGTGTGGCCCTTGGATAAGTATCAATCGGGGCCGATCACCGTCGACCTCATCTATGGCAGCGAGAGACCCGAACAGTTGCCGGTGAAATTCGTCGACCGTGTCTCCGGCTGGCGGCTCTCCGTTGCTGGTGACGGTAATCCGCAGTCGCCGTACCGAGTCGAACTGCGCCGGTCGCCCAGCATCGCGTTGTTCGCCGCCGTCATCATTGTGGTGATGCTCGCGGTGGCCGGAGTGGGCGCATTCGTCGCGATTCAGACGGCGCGCGATAAGCGAAAATTCCAGCCACCGATGACAACGTGGTACGCGGCAATGCTCTTCGCGGTGATACCACTGCGAAATGCTCTGCCCGACGCGCCCCCGATCGGGTCCTGGGTTGACGTGACGGTCACGCTCTGGGTCATCGTCGCCTTGGTGATGTCGATGGTGCTCTATGTCTATTGCTGGTGGCGGCATCTACGACCCGAACCCGAAAAGGCGGCATAA